From Hermetia illucens chromosome 6, iHerIll2.2.curated.20191125, whole genome shotgun sequence, one genomic window encodes:
- the LOC119660010 gene encoding lipopolysaccharide-induced tumor necrosis factor-alpha factor-like, whose amino-acid sequence MVCSGKERSEFTKSIGCGPFAIRTKCPNCHKEVVSEPVYRATTNTHIIAILLCIFVLWPFCCLPYFTPCCQSIDHFCPYCGVYIGTFSD is encoded by the exons ATGGTTTGCTCAGGAAAGGAGAGATCAG AATTCACAAAGAGTATAGGTTGCGGTCCGTTCGCGATCCGAACTAAGTGCCCAAATTGCCATAAGGAGGTGGTATCTGAGCCAGTTTACAGAGCAACAACGAATACCCATATAATAGCGATTTTGTTATGCATTTTCGT CTTGTGGCCTTTTTGCTGTCTACCTTACTTCACGCCATGCTGCCAATCGATTGACCATTTCTGCCCATATTGCGGTGTTTATATTGGGACCTTCTCGGATTAG